A single region of the Lotus japonicus ecotype B-129 chromosome 4, LjGifu_v1.2 genome encodes:
- the LOC130712026 gene encoding beta-glucosidase 40-like has translation MYLFCRAGNSATEPYIVGHNVLRSHAAAAEIYRKKYKNTQGGALGIAFDVIWFQPATNKQEDIEAAQRAQDFQLGWFLDPLMFGDYPSSMRSRVGSRLPKFSPSESASLKGSIDFVGINHYTTFYARHNSSNLIGIVLNDTIADSGAVTLPFNGTKVIGERANSIWLYLVPEGMRSLMNYIKQKYGNPLVVITENGMDDPNNPFISIKDALKDEKRIRYYNGYLSSLLASIKDGCNVKGYFAWSLLDNWEWSAGYTCRFGLYFVDYKDNQKRYPKQSVEWFKNFLKPTK, from the exons ATGTACCTATTTTGTAGGGCAGGGAACTCTGCTACGGAACCTTACATTGTTGGTCACAATGTCCTACGTTCTCATGCAGCAGCCGCAGAGATTTACAGGAAAAAATATAAG AATACACAGGGTGGAGCATTAGGGATAGCTTTTGATGTCATTTGGTTTCAGccagcaacaaacaaacaagaagACATTGAAGCAGCTCAGAGAGCTCAAGATTTTCAGCTGGGCTG GTTTCTTGATCCATTGATGTTTGGAGATTATCCAAGTTCAAtgagaagtagagtaggaagcAGGCTACCAAAATTTTCTCCATCGGAGTCTGCTTCTCTCAAGGGTTCAATAGATTTTGTGGGAATCAATCATTACACCACATTTTATGCACGACACAATTCTTCGAATTTAATTGGGATCGTGCTCAATGATACCATTGCAGACTCCGGTGCTGTCACGCTTC CATTCAATGGTACTAAGGTTATTGGAGAAAGG GCAAATTCTATATGGTTGTATCTTGTGCCAGAAGGTATGAGAAGCTTAATGAACTACATCAAACAAAAGTATGGGAACCCTCTTGTTGTTATCACCGAAAATG GAATGGATGATCCAAATAATCCATTTATCTCCATTAAGGATGCTCTAAAGGATGAGAAACGGATTAGATATTACAATGGCTACTTATCTTCCTTACTGGCTTCTATCAA AGATGGTTGCAATGTGAAAGGATATTTTGCATGGTCACTACTAGATAACTGGGAGTGGTCTGCTGGATACACTTGTAGATTTGGTCTGTACTTTGTTGATTACAAAGACAACCAGAAGAGATACCCCAAACAATCTGTGGAATGGTTCAAGAATTTCTTGAAACCAACAAAATAG